The genomic stretch CCAACCTGACCACCGAGATGGACGAGAAGAACGCGGCCACGCTGATCAAGCTGATCGACGCGCTGGAAGATGACGACGACGTCCAGACCGTATGGGGCAATTACGAGATCTCTGACGAGGTCATGGCGAAGCTCGACGCCTAGCCCCTTTTCGTGACGATAATCCTCGGCCTCGATCCTTCGCTCAGCTGTACCGGCTGGGGCGTGATCCGGGCCGAGGGTTCGCGCATCAGCCATATCGCCAATGGCGAAGTGAAAACCGATGCGAAGGCACCCATCGCCGAACGTCTGCACCATTTGCACGATGCCATCCGTGCCGTGATCGGCAGCCATGCGCCCGACCGGGCGGCGGCAGAGGAAATCTTCGTCAACAAGAACCCGCAATCGACATTGAAGCTGGCGCAGGCGCGCGGCGCGGTG from Altererythrobacter epoxidivorans encodes the following:
- the ruvC gene encoding crossover junction endodeoxyribonuclease RuvC, encoding MTIILGLDPSLSCTGWGVIRAEGSRISHIANGEVKTDAKAPIAERLHHLHDAIRAVIGSHAPDRAAAEEIFVNKNPQSTLKLAQARGAVLAACAAGGLAVNEHAARLVKKSVVGTGGADKAQVQAMLKVLLPGAAVAGADAADALAVAIADAHLSYSPLSR